The following are encoded together in the Silurus meridionalis isolate SWU-2019-XX chromosome 2, ASM1480568v1, whole genome shotgun sequence genome:
- the zgc:110319 gene encoding NFU1 iron-sulfur cluster scaffold homolog, mitochondrial isoform X2, with the protein MATSLRRTAVKIFRLQDALRFSVKDRSQCRSLWSIQKHSIRAHKLHNKEFSVRWLSVYTEDTPNPRSLKFLPGKPVLGTGTLDFPTSSSAECSLLARNLFQVEGVKSVFFGPDFITITKKDDDVEWADVKRHAIEIITQFFESGEPVTTGVTHAESNVSEEDDEIVSMIKELLDTRIRPTVQEDGGDVIFKGFEDGTVKLKLVGSCTGCPSSTVTLKSGIQNMLQFYIPEVDDVEEVVDELDEINIKVFSELERKLK; encoded by the exons ATGGCGACGTCTTTGAGGAGGACTGCTGTGAAGATTTTTCGGCTGCAGGATGCTTTGCG GTTTTCAGTGAAAGATAGAAGTCAGTGCCGTTCCCTGTGGTCAATCCAAAAGCACAGTATACGAGCTCACAAGTTACACAACAAAGAGTTTTCAG TACGATGGCTGTCCGTTTACACAGAAGACACACCAAACCCCAGGAGTTTAAAATTCCTCCCTGGAAAACCTGTGCTGGGAACGGGAACGCTAGACTTCCCGACTTCAAGTTCTGCAGAGTGCTCTTTGTTAGCCAG GAATCTTTTTCAGGTTGAAGGAGTAAAAAGTGTCTTTTTCGGTCCTGATTTCATCACAATTACAAAG AAGGATGATGACGTTGAGTGGGCAGACGTTAAACGGCATGCGATTGAGATCATCACACAATTCTTTGAAAGTGGAGAACCTGTAACAACAGGAGTAACGCATGCAGAGAGCA ATGTGTCTGAAGAGGATGATGAGATTGTCTCAATGATTAAAGAACTTTTAGACACTCGAATCAG GCCTACCGTACAGGAGGATGGCGGTGATGTAATCTTTAAAGGCTTTGAGGATGGCACAGTGAAGCTGAAGCTCGTGGGCTCCTGTACCGGCTGTCCCAGTTCCACAGTTACTCTGAAAAGTGGGATTCAGAACATGCTACAGTTCTACATTCCAGAGGTGGATGATGTTGAAGAG GTGGTGGATGAACTGGATGAAATCAACATTAAGGTGTTTTCAGAGCTGGAGAGAAAATTGAAGTGA
- the zgc:110319 gene encoding NFU1 iron-sulfur cluster scaffold homolog, mitochondrial isoform X1, with the protein MATSLRRTAVKIFRLQDALRSVRFSVKDRSQCRSLWSIQKHSIRAHKLHNKEFSVRWLSVYTEDTPNPRSLKFLPGKPVLGTGTLDFPTSSSAECSLLARNLFQVEGVKSVFFGPDFITITKKDDDVEWADVKRHAIEIITQFFESGEPVTTGVTHAESNVSEEDDEIVSMIKELLDTRIRPTVQEDGGDVIFKGFEDGTVKLKLVGSCTGCPSSTVTLKSGIQNMLQFYIPEVDDVEEVVDELDEINIKVFSELERKLK; encoded by the exons ATGGCGACGTCTTTGAGGAGGACTGCTGTGAAGATTTTTCGGCTGCAGGATGCTTTGCGGTCAGTTAG GTTTTCAGTGAAAGATAGAAGTCAGTGCCGTTCCCTGTGGTCAATCCAAAAGCACAGTATACGAGCTCACAAGTTACACAACAAAGAGTTTTCAG TACGATGGCTGTCCGTTTACACAGAAGACACACCAAACCCCAGGAGTTTAAAATTCCTCCCTGGAAAACCTGTGCTGGGAACGGGAACGCTAGACTTCCCGACTTCAAGTTCTGCAGAGTGCTCTTTGTTAGCCAG GAATCTTTTTCAGGTTGAAGGAGTAAAAAGTGTCTTTTTCGGTCCTGATTTCATCACAATTACAAAG AAGGATGATGACGTTGAGTGGGCAGACGTTAAACGGCATGCGATTGAGATCATCACACAATTCTTTGAAAGTGGAGAACCTGTAACAACAGGAGTAACGCATGCAGAGAGCA ATGTGTCTGAAGAGGATGATGAGATTGTCTCAATGATTAAAGAACTTTTAGACACTCGAATCAG GCCTACCGTACAGGAGGATGGCGGTGATGTAATCTTTAAAGGCTTTGAGGATGGCACAGTGAAGCTGAAGCTCGTGGGCTCCTGTACCGGCTGTCCCAGTTCCACAGTTACTCTGAAAAGTGGGATTCAGAACATGCTACAGTTCTACATTCCAGAGGTGGATGATGTTGAAGAG GTGGTGGATGAACTGGATGAAATCAACATTAAGGTGTTTTCAGAGCTGGAGAGAAAATTGAAGTGA